A DNA window from Turicibacter sp. TJ11 contains the following coding sequences:
- the nusB gene encoding transcription antitermination factor NusB — protein sequence MIRHVLRQFAVQTLYQMEVGQMTKEEAIENIEWMVEGLKEEAMEVMAEEVTPYQILEVERQFTLDEFYFELVNGVLTHKEELDQIIDQNLKGWSFSRLNKVDKAILRLATYEMKFCQETPTKIVIDEALELTKEFSDTGDGKARSFNNKVLDQISKNMA from the coding sequence GTGATTCGTCATGTATTACGTCAATTTGCAGTACAAACATTATATCAAATGGAAGTGGGGCAGATGACCAAAGAAGAAGCCATCGAAAATATTGAGTGGATGGTTGAAGGTTTAAAAGAAGAAGCTATGGAAGTAATGGCTGAAGAAGTAACACCATATCAGATCTTAGAAGTAGAACGTCAATTTACATTAGATGAGTTTTACTTTGAATTAGTGAATGGTGTTTTAACACATAAAGAAGAATTAGATCAAATCATTGATCAAAACTTAAAAGGTTGGAGTTTCTCACGCTTAAACAAAGTGGATAAAGCGATTTTACGTTTAGCAACTTATGAAATGAAATTCTGTCAAGAGACACCAACTAAAATTGTCATCGATGAAGCGTTAGAATTAACAAAAGAATTTTCAGATACTGGAGATGGAAAAGCACGTAGCTTTAACAATAAAGTATTAGATCAAATTAGTAAAAATATGGCATAG
- the xseB gene encoding exodeoxyribonuclease VII small subunit: protein MSVSKMNFDEALQQLEQVVRQLEAGNLPLERSIELYKQGMSLSNECHQKLQHIESEVAKLVDPSGATTDFEVSGE, encoded by the coding sequence ATGAGTGTATCCAAAATGAACTTTGACGAAGCATTACAACAACTTGAACAAGTGGTTCGTCAGTTAGAAGCAGGAAATTTACCGCTAGAGCGTTCGATTGAACTTTATAAGCAAGGGATGTCACTTTCAAATGAATGTCATCAAAAGTTACAACACATTGAGTCCGAAGTTGCTAAATTAGTAGATCCATCAGGAGCAACGACTGATTTTGAGGTATCGGGGGAGTAA
- the xseA gene encoding exodeoxyribonuclease VII large subunit has product MEERQPLTVKALTKYIKLKFDYDKNLQGLLLKGELSNVKRHSRGHIYFTLKDDEAQINAVMFASAASHLTFVPTEGMQVVVKGHITVYEAGGSYSMYVKEMTEDGVGNLYVAFTQMKERLGAEGLFDARFKQPIPTYPQAIGVITSPTGAAIRDILSTIKRRFPLVKVYVYPALVQGEQAESSIISCIKQANQMNLVDTLIVGRGGGSIEDLWAFNKEGVARAIFESKIPIISAVGHETDFTIADFVADHRAPTPTAAAELAVPNLPDVLAHFNQLNVRLNHSFNTLFEQKKTKLFQLTEHYIMKNPHALFEQRLMYVNQLSDKLQFVLQDQLNRHKELLVTHHHRLSQFNPMSKVESSKQHVTLLTQTMSGCMTQRLLEQKQHYHVLLTKLEMLNPLSILKKGYSVVTDENQEMITTVANLSVGQTVSVVLEDGTIKASVEDIVSKVN; this is encoded by the coding sequence ATGGAGGAAAGACAGCCCTTAACCGTTAAGGCGTTAACGAAGTATATTAAATTAAAATTTGATTACGATAAAAACTTACAAGGTCTCTTATTAAAAGGAGAATTGTCAAATGTTAAACGCCATTCACGAGGTCACATCTATTTCACGTTAAAAGATGATGAGGCACAAATTAATGCGGTTATGTTTGCAAGTGCCGCCTCACATTTAACCTTTGTTCCAACAGAGGGAATGCAAGTGGTTGTCAAAGGCCATATCACCGTTTATGAAGCGGGTGGTTCTTATTCTATGTATGTCAAAGAAATGACAGAAGATGGAGTAGGAAATCTTTATGTTGCTTTTACTCAAATGAAAGAACGTTTAGGTGCAGAGGGACTTTTTGATGCAAGATTTAAGCAGCCTATTCCAACATATCCGCAAGCCATAGGAGTTATTACTTCACCAACTGGAGCTGCTATTCGAGATATTTTATCGACGATTAAACGGCGTTTCCCGCTTGTTAAAGTTTATGTTTATCCCGCATTAGTGCAAGGCGAGCAAGCGGAATCTTCGATTATTTCTTGTATTAAGCAAGCCAATCAAATGAATTTGGTGGATACGTTAATTGTAGGTCGTGGTGGTGGATCGATTGAAGACTTATGGGCATTCAATAAGGAAGGCGTGGCTAGAGCCATTTTTGAATCAAAAATTCCGATTATATCAGCTGTTGGTCATGAAACGGATTTTACGATTGCTGATTTTGTGGCCGATCATCGAGCGCCAACGCCTACAGCAGCAGCTGAACTAGCTGTTCCAAACTTACCGGATGTCTTAGCTCATTTTAATCAACTCAATGTTCGGCTAAATCATAGCTTTAATACGTTGTTTGAACAAAAAAAGACGAAACTATTTCAATTAACCGAGCATTACATCATGAAAAATCCGCATGCACTATTTGAGCAACGACTCATGTATGTAAATCAATTAAGTGATAAGTTACAATTTGTGTTACAAGATCAACTCAATCGACACAAAGAGTTATTAGTGACGCATCATCATCGGTTAAGTCAGTTTAATCCGATGAGTAAAGTCGAAAGTTCTAAACAACACGTCACCTTACTGACTCAAACGATGTCAGGATGTATGACACAACGATTACTTGAACAAAAACAACATTATCACGTTTTACTAACTAAACTTGAAATGTTAAATCCATTATCAATCTTAAAAAAAGGATACTCTGTCGTTACTGATGAAAATCAAGAGATGATTACAACGGTTGCCAATTTATCAGTTGGTCAAACCGTGTCCGTTGTCTTAGAGGATGGAACGATTAAAGCATCAGTTGAAGACATTGTGTCAAAGGTAAACTAA